The DNA sequence CTTCGGATCCCGAAAAACCAACGATGGGAGAGGTTACTTCCTCTACCGCAGAATTGAAAAATCTTCCCCTTCCTAAAGAAAAAATTGTAATAGGGGTCTACAAATTCCGGGACCAGACCGGCCAGTATAAACCTTCCGAGAACGGAAACAACTGGAGCACGGCAGTCCCTCAGGGAACCACCACTATTCTTATCAAAGCACTGGAAGACAGCCATTGGTTTATCCCTATTGAAAGGGAAAACATTGCCAATCTTCTCAATGAAAGACAAATCATCCGTTCCACAAGACAGGAATACATAAAGGATGCAGATAAAAACAGTCAGGCACTTCCACCTCTTTTGTATGCCGGAATTCTTCTTGAAGGCGGCGTAATCTCCTATGACAGTAATATTCTCACCGGAGGACTTGGAGCAAGATATTTCGGAATCGGTGCTTCCACACAATACCGCCAGGACAGAATTACTATTTACCTTCGTGCTGTCTCTACCCTTAACGGAGAAATTCTTAAAACAGTTTATACCTCTAAAACCATTCTTTCAACCAGCGTCAACGGAAGCTTCTTCAGATATATCGATACAGAAAGACTTCTGGAAGCTGAGGTAGGACTCACCCAAAATGAGCCCGTTCAGCTTGCTGTCACCGAGGCTATTGAAAAAGCTGTAAAATCTCTTATCGTAGAAGGAATAAGAGACAAAATATGGGGAAAAGCAGTGGATTCCAGTGGAGGATATCAAAGTTTAATCGATGAATATAACAGAGAACAGGAGCAAAACGATGGAAGAGCAATAGGTGGAAAATATCCAGAAAACTACAGACAGAAAGTTTCCATATTCGCCAATGTTGAAGGGCAGAAAGTGAAAGATGATTATGTAGACTCTAAAATGAATGTCGGAGGTAAAATAGGATTTAAATATTTCCTTACCCCTTACCTGAATATGGAAGTGAACGGCAGTTACTTTACTCTTGAAAATTCAAATATTGTGAAAAGAAACTATTTCGGTCCCGAAGTGAATCTGGAATATATACTTTTCCCTAAATACAGATTCAGTCCATACGTGTACGGTGGGGCAGGAGCCATGTATTCAAAATATAAACCTCAATATAAAGCACAGTTCGGGGGAGGGCTGGAATATATGATCAGCCGGAATGTTTCACTGAGAGCTTCAGCCCAATATGACCTGGGCTTCAAAGACGACTGGGAAGGCCTTATAAACGGAAAAAGGAAAGATCAGGCTTTACGCTTCGGTATAGGAATCAACTTTTACTTCGGAAACAAATAAAAACACGAATTATGAAAACTTTAATTAAAATACTCAGCATATTCATCTTTGCTTTTTGTCTGTTTTCATGCAATGAAGACCTTGTAGAACAGGCTCAAACAGGAACATTAAAAGGGAAAGTTGTAAAAAGAGGCAGTAATGTGCCGCTTTCCAATGTGAAAATCTTTACCAATCCTACAACGCAAACGGTTTTCAGTGGTACAGACGGTTCCTTTGAAATTGCAGCCATGCCCGTAGGCAATTATTCAGTAAAAGCAGAGCTTTCAGGATATATTACCAGCTTTCAGTCTGTCAATATACAGAATCAAAATCAAGTGGTAACAGCAGTTTTTGAGATGGATGACGACACCTCATTGAATTCTCCTCCCGCTACGCCACAGTTGCTAAGTCCGATAGATAACGCAGTCAATCAACCTTTGAGCGTCGAATTAACCTGGAGCGCAACAGATCCGGATACAGCGGATGTTTTAAAATACAGTTTGGCAATTAAAAATAATCTTGACACTAATGTGATTCAGGTTAATGATTTGACAGCTAATCATTATACGCTTTCAAATCTGAAGTTTGGTGTAAGTTACTTCTGGCAGGTGTCTGTTTCGGACGGCATTCACCAGCCAGTTTTAAGCTCAATCAGTAAATTCACCACCAATACGGTACCGGCCAACAGGTATCATTATACACAAAAACAGAATGGAAACTTTGTTATTATCTCCAGTGATGATCAGGGAAATAATTTCCAGTTTACCAGTTCTTCCTACAACAGCTGGCGGCCACGTAAGAACAATAATGCAGGCCTCATTGCTTTCCTTCGTACAGAAGGCGGAAGTACTCATATTTATACAGCCAATCCTGACGGTTCCAATCCTTTTAAAGTAACAACGGTGGCTGTGGCAGGTTTTAATAATTATGAAATGGATTTTGCCTGGAGTACAAATGGTAAAGAGCTTATTTATTCTAACTTCAATAAACTATACAGGATCAATAAAGATGGCAGTGGTCTGAGTCTGGTATATACTACCCCGGACGGAAGCATGATATCCGAATGTGACTGGAGTTATGACGGTAGTAAAATAGCGTTGAAAACCAACGATTATAACGGTTATAATACGAAGGTTTATGTTATAGATATGACAGGAAGTGTCCTTAAAACTGTTTTGTCCGGTTCGCCGGGAGCCAGCGGTGGACTGAATTTCTCCGTAGACGGACAGCTTCTTCTCTTTACCCGTGATGTCTCAGGATATCTTGATGGAAGCGGAAATTACAGACAACTGGATTCACATATTTTCATTTACAATCTGGCTACAGATGCCATAAGTGATATCTCTGCCGAAAGCGAAAAAGTGATGGGAACCAATGATCTTGATCCAAGATTCTCACCGAATAATGCACAGATCATTTTTATGAACACTTCCAATGATAATATTTCGCAGAGAAATGTAATGGTCATTGATCTTAACAGTAGTTTGACAGATCTTACCCGAACATCGCTTTTCAGCAACGGTGAGATGCCGGATTATGAATAAGGTTCAAGGTTTTAAAGTTTAAAGTTTAAAGTTTAAAGTTCCAGGTTGTGAGCCGGAGATTAGAAATTTGGGTTGTTTGTAGATAAACAATAAGGTCAAAGTTATATAAGCTTTTTCATCGCTCAATTTCTGATCTCTAAGTCTCACTTCTCATCTCACAATGAAAAAGAATTATTAAGTTACGCCTGCTTCTGGCAATTAGAACGAATTCAGGCATAAAAAAATTCCAGACTGTAAAGTTTGGAATTTTTTTGCGTTTTCATGGGAGAATTTCAGTCGATAATATGGTTCTCAATAGCATATTTTACAATTCCGACTGAGTTTTTCGCATTGAGTTTCAAAAGAATTCTTTTTCGGTGTGTTTCTACCGTATTGATACTGATAAAAAGTTTTTCAGAGATGTCTTTACTGCTGCAACCATCGCAGATCAGTTTAAGGATTTCCATTTCACGGCGGGTGAGGGGTTCTTTAATGTGGGGATTTTGTTTTTCTTGTTCGCTGCTGATGAAATTTATCATTTTTTCCTTTGCATGATCACTGATATAGATTTCATTAAGGAGCAAGACATTAATGGACTTCAGGAACTCGTCATAGGTGCAGTTTTTGTCCAGATAACCCTTGATGCCTTTGTTGAAGAGCTTCCGCATATCTATCACGTCATAAGAGCTTCCTATGACAATGATTTTGGTGTTTTTATGTTGAGAAATAATGCTTTCTACCAATTTGCAGATTTCTGTAAGCATGAGCATATTGGAGCTCATGACAAGCATTTCCGATGGTTCTTCTTTTAAGTGTTGGGAGAGGGTTTCTAAAGAATTACAAATGTCAATGGTGCTGAAAATTTTGCTTTGTGTAAGCAGTCTTGATAATCCCTCTGTATACAGCATGGGTTCATCAAAAATGGTCAATCTTGGTTTCATCATGGTCTGTTTTATTTATATAAAAATATGAAAAAAACTTTATATTTTAAGTAAAATTGTTAAATAATTTTAATTTATATTGTTTTTATCACTAGTAAAATGTTATTTTTGTTAACTATTCAATAAATAATTCTCTATTTGTGGAATTTTTGCTAAATAATTTAGAGTTATTGTTGTTAAAATGTATTATACATCATTGTTACATGATGTTATTTTGTTTTTAAAATTTATTTAACTAACGTGGTAGGGATATGTTTAACAGGAAAGTTAACTGAGTTGGCAATGAAGCAAAATTGATTTGCTTTATGATGAAGCTGTTCTGCTTTTTCAACCATTGATTTTTCTGCAACTGTTACTTTGGGATGCAAGGTTGCTTCCGTAAAATGACCGCTTCCGCTGGCTGTTTCTTCCATGGTACCAGTAGCTTCATCAGTATATTCTGTTACAATAATACCGGCTTCAGAACAGAAGTGCAGATACCAGAGCATATGACAGGAGGAAAGGGAAGATAAAAGCATTTCTTCCGGATTGTATTTTGTTCTGTCACCACGAAATGCCGGATCAGATGAACCTTCTATAACAATTTTGTTTTCTGCTGAGATCCTGTGGCTTCTTTCGTATTCCTTATATCCGCTGGTTCCTGTTCCTTGATTGCCTGTCCATTGGATAGTCGTTTTGTAATGGTGTTTTTTCATGTTTTAAAGATAAAAGATAAAAGATAAAAGATAAAAGATAAAAGATAAAAGATAAAAGATCTTGTCGTAAAATTCAATAGGGGTGGGCTTTAACCCAGCCTACATATACAAAAAACATCCATTGGCTTTAGCCAAAAGGTATAACAAGAAAAGATAATAAAAAAACCTCCAGTACAACTGAAGGTCTTAAATTTTTTAATTAGAGAATTCTATTAATTCTTCTTTTTTGGCATTGTAGATTTTGTATTCTAAATATTTAAAAGAATCTCTTGGAACAATGGTTACCCATTTTTTGTATTTGATAAACCATTTCATTTGGATGCTTTTGATGCCTTTGGTAAGGTAGGCTTCCACAAACGGGTGTACATGCAGGTAGATTTTTCCTTTTTCTTTCTGCAGGATGGTTCTTAAGGTTTCACCCATTCTTTCCACGATAACAATAGGAGCTACAATTTCTCCGTCTTTGTTAGGGTTTTCTTCTTTGGTGTCGATCTGTTTTTCCGGACGGTTTCTTTGTCTGGTAATCTGGATCAGTCCAAATTTACTTGGAGGAAGTATTTTGTGGCGAGCTTTGTCGCGCTTCATTTCCTCTTTGAGATGCTCGTAAAGATCTCTTCTGTGATCAGAATTCGGCATGTCTATGAAATCGATTACGATGATACCTCCCATATCGCGGAGGCGAAGTTGTCTTGCGATCTCAGTAGCAGCCATTTTGTTCACTTTCAGTGCATGTTCTTTATTGACAGCTGTTCCGGTGGTAATATTGTTACCGGAGTTAACGTCAACGACGTGAAGTGCTTCTGTGTGTTCAATAACAAG is a window from the Chryseobacterium indologenes genome containing:
- a CDS encoding CsgG/HfaB family protein gives rise to the protein MTTYTYTRIFFCSFLLCILQACSSIFGLPSDPEKPTMGEVTSSTAELKNLPLPKEKIVIGVYKFRDQTGQYKPSENGNNWSTAVPQGTTTILIKALEDSHWFIPIERENIANLLNERQIIRSTRQEYIKDADKNSQALPPLLYAGILLEGGVISYDSNILTGGLGARYFGIGASTQYRQDRITIYLRAVSTLNGEILKTVYTSKTILSTSVNGSFFRYIDTERLLEAEVGLTQNEPVQLAVTEAIEKAVKSLIVEGIRDKIWGKAVDSSGGYQSLIDEYNREQEQNDGRAIGGKYPENYRQKVSIFANVEGQKVKDDYVDSKMNVGGKIGFKYFLTPYLNMEVNGSYFTLENSNIVKRNYFGPEVNLEYILFPKYRFSPYVYGGAGAMYSKYKPQYKAQFGGGLEYMISRNVSLRASAQYDLGFKDDWEGLINGKRKDQALRFGIGINFYFGNK
- a CDS encoding carboxypeptidase-like regulatory domain-containing protein — translated: MKTLIKILSIFIFAFCLFSCNEDLVEQAQTGTLKGKVVKRGSNVPLSNVKIFTNPTTQTVFSGTDGSFEIAAMPVGNYSVKAELSGYITSFQSVNIQNQNQVVTAVFEMDDDTSLNSPPATPQLLSPIDNAVNQPLSVELTWSATDPDTADVLKYSLAIKNNLDTNVIQVNDLTANHYTLSNLKFGVSYFWQVSVSDGIHQPVLSSISKFTTNTVPANRYHYTQKQNGNFVIISSDDQGNNFQFTSSSYNSWRPRKNNNAGLIAFLRTEGGSTHIYTANPDGSNPFKVTTVAVAGFNNYEMDFAWSTNGKELIYSNFNKLYRINKDGSGLSLVYTTPDGSMISECDWSYDGSKIALKTNDYNGYNTKVYVIDMTGSVLKTVLSGSPGASGGLNFSVDGQLLLFTRDVSGYLDGSGNYRQLDSHIFIYNLATDAISDISAESEKVMGTNDLDPRFSPNNAQIIFMNTSNDNISQRNVMVIDLNSSLTDLTRTSLFSNGEMPDYE
- a CDS encoding response regulator transcription factor, whose translation is MMKPRLTIFDEPMLYTEGLSRLLTQSKIFSTIDICNSLETLSQHLKEEPSEMLVMSSNMLMLTEICKLVESIISQHKNTKIIVIGSSYDVIDMRKLFNKGIKGYLDKNCTYDEFLKSINVLLLNEIYISDHAKEKMINFISSEQEKQNPHIKEPLTRREMEILKLICDGCSSKDISEKLFISINTVETHRKRILLKLNAKNSVGIVKYAIENHIID
- a CDS encoding OsmC family protein, with product MKKHHYKTTIQWTGNQGTGTSGYKEYERSHRISAENKIVIEGSSDPAFRGDRTKYNPEEMLLSSLSSCHMLWYLHFCSEAGIIVTEYTDEATGTMEETASGSGHFTEATLHPKVTVAEKSMVEKAEQLHHKANQFCFIANSVNFPVKHIPTTLVK